The following nucleotide sequence is from Ammospiza nelsoni isolate bAmmNel1 chromosome 21, bAmmNel1.pri, whole genome shotgun sequence.
TTTCTCCATGTCAGGAGTCTCTCCTCAAGGCAAACAAGAGTCACCACGTGGGGAACTGCACAAGTGTTCCCACCAGGCTTTTGACTGCCAGGGTTTAATTGGAATTGAGCAATTTCTAGATGGTGAAACACAGAGTGAACCCCCTGCGTGCCGTCAGGGCCTGGCACAATTCCTGGCAAGCAAGCAGCTCCTCCTGACGTGCAAAGCTGACTGTGCTCTGCTGAAACCATTGTTTTAACTTGCTGAAACATCCTCCTGTGAGAGGACCAAAGCTATTTCCTGAATCTAAGTCTCCAGGCCTCCCAGATCCCCTAGAATGTTTCCTTTCTTTAGGCTGTGTAACACAACTCCTACAACCCCTGCTGTTAATAAAACATAACCAGATTCCTTCTCAGGAGCTCGTCTCTTGACtttgactcttttttttctccttgtgttTCATGTTCAGCAATAAAATGTGTCACTTTAGGCCAGTGCTCCCTGGGAGTGCTCTGTAAGTGTTTTTTCAGGTCAAACCACCTGGTGTAGTGATAGTGATGTGAGCAAATCAATGAATCACTTATTTTGGCAGGAACAGGGCTAGAGGAAAGGCATTACCTGGATGGTGGGTGATGGATTTATCCCCTTTTGTGGCTTTTCTGGAGATCAGTGACAAgcacctgtgccagtgccattTACTGATAGCAATAAGGGAAGAGAACATTTGCATGTATGTTTCTGTACCAAACCTTTACATCaacttaattattttcttgtgtcagtggaattatttttaaataatttcatttttcagggTGCTGTGTTACTACTCCAATATTTGTGTGTAGCAATTCCAGAGGGGATTGTAATTGGTGCGTGTATCCAAACCACCAAGGATACAAGGCACTATATCAATCAAACCCCACAGCTGTGCCTGTTTTTAGGGACAGAAattatccttaaaaaaaaaataaccaaaaaaacaGGAGCCATCCAAACGGTGCTTCACATTCAGTTTAATTAGAACAGTGCTACTGATTAATTCGTACTTGGACATAATTTACCAACAGCATTAACGACACGAGCCACGGACAACAGTTTGGAAAGTGAGCTGGCCTATGGTGTAGTGACTTTTGGCAAGAGTCCTGCAGCTCCGGCAGCGGCGAACATTCCGTGCATCAGTACACGTGAACCATTCCGTACAGGAAAGTCCAGAACAGGACGTAGGTGAAGAGCCCTCCCACGAGCCCCCCCGTGAACAGCGGCCTCCGCGACTTGAAGTACTTGTTCCACCGCCGGCCGGCcttcagcaccagcagcacgGACAGGAGGACGGAGGCCAGGAAGTAGAAGATGAAGCCGTGCAGGCCGGTGAGGCCGAGGATCCCGGCCGTGGCTCCCGACAGCGCGGACACCGAGGTGCGGCAATAGTCCAGGATGGCCGCGTTGCCCCGCACCGCCGCCTCGCTGATGAACTGCGGCCCCTCGCGCTTGGCCACCACGGCGGCCATGGCTCCGCGCCGGGCTCGGGCAGCTCCTCGCTCGCACCGACACTGAGGTGAAGCAAACACGCTCTGTACGAGCCCGCCCGGCCTCCCTCAGGCCGCCGGGAGAGCCCCGCGGGCCCTACCGCCCGTCCTCCCCTTCCTCCATACCTCTCATCCACGGCGGCGCGCAGCCCCGCCGCTCCGTCAGGCCTCGCAGCGCGCCGAGGGTCCCCGCACAGCGCCCGTTACCGCGGGccgcccgccgggcccggcccgcccaGACCGCGCCACCGCCACCGCCCGGCCGCCATCTTGGCCAGGGGAACGACGGGATGCGGCCGAGCGGGCGGTGCGCCGTGGGCGGGGCGGCTCCGGATTGGCTGGCGGGGAGACAGGGGCGGGGCCGGATTGGCTGGCGGAGAGCGAGGGGCGGGGCCGGGTGAGGCGCTTTTGTTCGGACGGCGGCGG
It contains:
- the EMC6 gene encoding ER membrane protein complex subunit 6; translated protein: MAAVVAKREGPQFISEAAVRGNAAILDYCRTSVSALSGATAGILGLTGLHGFIFYFLASVLLSVLLVLKAGRRWNKYFKSRRPLFTGGLVGGLFTYVLFWTFLYGMVHVY